One region of Mycobacterium riyadhense genomic DNA includes:
- the argC gene encoding N-acetyl-gamma-glutamyl-phosphate reductase: MADPTKVAVAGASGYAGGEILRLLLGHPAYLDGRLIIGALTAAASAGSGLGEHHPHLTPLAQRILEPTEPDVFKDHDVVFLALPHGHSAVLAEQLGTQTLIIDCGADFRLTDPAMWERFYGSPHAGSWPYGLPELPGARKRLQAARRVAVPGCYPTAALLALVPAVAEDLVEAAVTVVAVSGTSGAGRSAKTELLGSEVIGSARAYNIAGAHRHTPEIAQGLRTVTDRDVTVSFTPVLIPTSRGILATCTARTRAPLSQLRAAYEKAYQAEPFIYLMPDGQLPRTGAVIGSNAAHIAVAVDDDAETFVAIAAIDNLVKGTGGAAVQSMNLALGWPETHGLSVLGVAP; the protein is encoded by the coding sequence ATGGCCGATCCGACAAAGGTAGCGGTTGCAGGTGCCAGTGGATACGCGGGCGGTGAGATCCTACGGCTGCTGCTGGGCCATCCGGCGTATCTGGATGGCCGGCTGATAATCGGTGCGCTGACCGCCGCAGCCAGTGCGGGCAGCGGGCTCGGTGAGCATCATCCACACCTGACGCCGTTGGCCCAACGGATACTCGAACCCACCGAGCCAGATGTGTTCAAAGACCACGATGTTGTCTTCTTGGCTCTGCCGCACGGGCATTCGGCTGTGCTGGCCGAGCAACTTGGCACGCAGACCCTGATCATCGACTGCGGTGCGGACTTCCGCTTGACGGACCCCGCGATGTGGGAGCGCTTCTACGGATCGCCCCACGCCGGCAGTTGGCCGTACGGGCTGCCCGAGTTGCCCGGCGCGCGGAAGCGGTTACAAGCAGCGCGCCGCGTCGCAGTGCCCGGCTGCTATCCGACCGCGGCGCTACTAGCGTTAGTACCCGCCGTGGCCGAGGATCTCGTCGAGGCCGCGGTCACTGTGGTCGCCGTCAGCGGCACCTCCGGTGCCGGTCGCTCGGCCAAGACCGAATTGCTGGGGTCGGAGGTCATCGGGTCGGCGCGGGCTTACAACATCGCCGGTGCCCACCGGCACACTCCCGAGATCGCGCAAGGGCTGCGGACGGTAACCGATCGCGATGTCACGGTGTCGTTCACACCGGTGCTCATCCCGACCTCACGCGGCATCTTGGCGACCTGCACCGCACGCACCCGCGCCCCGCTGTCGCAGCTGCGAGCTGCCTACGAAAAGGCCTACCAGGCCGAACCTTTCATCTATCTGATGCCCGATGGGCAGCTGCCCCGTACCGGAGCGGTGATCGGCAGCAACGCCGCGCACATCGCCGTAGCCGTCGACGACGACGCAGAGACGTTTGTCGCGATCGCGGCGATCGACAATCTGGTCAAGGGCACGGGCGGCGCCGCGGTGCAATCGATGAACCTGGCACTGGGATGGCCCGAGACCCACGGCCTGTCGGTGCTGGGGGTGGCGCCGTGA
- the argJ gene encoding bifunctional glutamate N-acetyltransferase/amino-acid acetyltransferase ArgJ, whose amino-acid sequence MTRAEDDDAGAAGIEEWLQTGGVIDATRLVRAQGVTAPAGFRAAGIAAGIKASGAPDLALVFNEGPDYAAAGVLTRNKVKAAPVLWTQQVLTTGQLRAVILNSGGANACTGPAGFQDTHATAEAVAAALSDWGTETGAIEVAVCSTGLIGDRLPMDKVLNGVRDIVHEMHGGLTGGDDAAHAIMTTDTVAKQVALHHQNNWTVGGMAKGAGMLAPSLATMLCVLTTDAVAEPPALEQALRRATARTFDRLDIDGSCSTNDTVLVLASGASEITPTQTDLNDAVLKVCDDLCIQLQADAEGVTKRVTVTVTRAATDDDALIAARVVARDSLVKTAVFGSDPNWGRVLAAVGMAPIALDPNRISVSFNGSAVCIDGVGAPGAREVDLSAPDIDITVDLAVGDGRAAIRTTDLSHAYVEENSAYSS is encoded by the coding sequence GTGACCCGCGCCGAGGACGATGATGCCGGCGCAGCCGGGATTGAGGAGTGGCTCCAAACGGGCGGAGTGATCGATGCAACAAGGCTGGTACGCGCCCAAGGCGTTACCGCACCGGCGGGCTTTCGCGCCGCCGGCATCGCAGCTGGGATCAAGGCATCCGGTGCGCCGGACCTGGCACTGGTGTTCAATGAGGGCCCGGACTACGCGGCCGCCGGAGTGCTCACCCGCAATAAAGTCAAAGCGGCGCCGGTGCTTTGGACTCAGCAAGTACTGACCACCGGGCAGCTTCGCGCAGTGATCCTCAACTCCGGCGGCGCCAACGCTTGCACGGGGCCGGCGGGCTTTCAGGACACTCACGCTACCGCGGAGGCGGTAGCGGCCGCGTTGTCGGATTGGGGGACTGAGACCGGGGCCATCGAGGTCGCCGTCTGTTCCACCGGCCTGATCGGCGACCGGCTACCCATGGACAAGGTACTCAACGGCGTTCGCGACATCGTGCACGAGATGCACGGTGGGCTAACCGGTGGAGATGACGCCGCCCACGCCATCATGACCACCGACACCGTGGCCAAACAGGTTGCACTGCACCACCAAAACAATTGGACCGTCGGCGGGATGGCCAAAGGAGCAGGTATGCTGGCGCCCTCATTGGCCACCATGCTGTGTGTGCTCACCACCGACGCGGTTGCCGAACCGCCAGCGCTCGAGCAAGCGTTGCGTCGGGCCACTGCCCGCACCTTCGATCGCCTCGACATTGACGGCAGTTGCTCCACCAACGACACCGTCCTGGTTCTTGCTTCGGGAGCCAGTGAAATCACCCCTACCCAAACAGATCTCAACGATGCAGTGCTCAAGGTCTGCGACGATCTGTGTATACAGCTACAAGCTGACGCCGAGGGCGTCACCAAGCGCGTCACCGTGACTGTGACTCGGGCCGCCACCGACGACGATGCCCTGATTGCCGCTCGGGTAGTCGCACGCGACAGCCTGGTCAAGACCGCGGTATTCGGGTCTGACCCCAACTGGGGCCGGGTACTTGCAGCCGTCGGCATGGCCCCAATAGCCCTTGATCCGAACCGAATTAGCGTGTCGTTCAACGGGTCTGCGGTGTGCATCGACGGTGTGGGGGCCCCGGGTGCGCGTGAGGTGGACCTGTCGGCCCCAGACATTGACATCACCGTCGACCTCGCTGTCGGCGACGGCCGGGCCGCGATCCGCACCACCGACCTGTCGCACGCCTACGTCGAAGAGAACTCGGCCTATAGCTCATGA
- the argB gene encoding acetylglutamate kinase, with translation MSVEALPTEIKAQVLAEALPWLKQLHGRIVVIKYGGNAMTDDTLRQAFAADMAFLRNCGIHPVVVHGGGPQITTMLRRLGVEGDFKGGFRVTTPEVLDVARMVLFGQVGRELVNLINAHGPYAVGITGEDAQLFTAVRRSVTVDGVATDIGLVGDVDQVNAAAVLDLIAARRIPVVSTLAPDIDGVVHNINADTAAAALAEALGAEKLLMLTDVEGLYTSWPDRASLVSEIDTATLAQLLPTLEAGMIPKIEACLRAVTGGVPSAHVIDGRVKHCVLVELFTNEGTGTKVVSA, from the coding sequence ATGAGCGTGGAAGCGTTGCCCACCGAGATCAAGGCGCAGGTGCTGGCTGAAGCCCTGCCTTGGCTCAAGCAGCTGCATGGCAGGATCGTTGTCATCAAATACGGCGGCAACGCGATGACCGATGACACCCTGCGGCAGGCGTTCGCCGCGGACATGGCGTTCCTGCGCAACTGCGGTATCCACCCAGTGGTCGTCCACGGCGGCGGACCACAAATCACCACGATGCTGCGGCGGCTTGGCGTCGAAGGTGACTTCAAAGGCGGATTTCGGGTCACCACACCGGAAGTGCTTGACGTGGCGCGGATGGTGCTGTTCGGACAGGTGGGCCGCGAACTGGTCAACCTGATCAACGCGCACGGACCCTACGCCGTCGGAATCACCGGCGAAGACGCACAACTGTTCACCGCGGTACGGCGCAGCGTCACCGTTGACGGCGTCGCCACCGACATCGGCTTGGTCGGTGACGTTGACCAAGTCAATGCCGCAGCCGTTCTGGATCTCATTGCGGCGCGGCGGATTCCGGTGGTATCGACGCTAGCCCCGGATATCGACGGCGTGGTGCATAACATCAACGCCGACACCGCTGCGGCGGCCCTGGCCGAAGCCCTGGGAGCCGAAAAGCTGTTGATGCTCACCGATGTGGAGGGTCTGTACACCAGCTGGCCGGACCGCGCTTCGTTGGTCAGCGAAATCGATACGGCCACGTTGGCGCAACTGCTGCCCACACTGGAGGCCGGCATGATCCCCAAAATCGAAGCGTGTCTACGGGCGGTCACAGGTGGCGTACCCAGCGCGCACGTGATCGACGGGCGGGTCAAACACTGCGTGTTGGTGGAGCTGTTCACCAATGAGGGCACCGGCACCAAGGTGGTATCTGCATGA
- a CDS encoding acetylornithine transaminase — protein sequence MTNTDTMQARWQAVMMNNYGTPPMALASGDGAVITDVDGKAYVDLLGGIAVNVLGHRHPAVIEAVMHQMSTLGHTSNLYATEPGITLAEELVALLGAETQARVFFCNSGTEANEVAFKLSRLTGRTKLVAAQEAFHGRTMGSLALTGQPAKQAPFEPLPGYVTHIPYGDADALSAAVDNDTAAVFLEPIMGESGVVVPPEGYLVAAREITARYGALLVLDEVQTGMGRTGAFYAHQHDGITPDVVTLAKGLGGGLPIGACLAVGPAAELLTPGLHGSTFGGNPVCTAAALAVLQVLAADDLVRRAEVLGKSLRHGVESLGHPLIDHVRGRGLLQGIVLTAPAAKGAEEAARRAGYLVNAAAPNVIRLAPPLIITEPQLDGFVAALPGILDRAGEAR from the coding sequence ATGACCAACACCGACACGATGCAGGCCAGATGGCAAGCAGTGATGATGAACAATTACGGAACTCCACCGATGGCGCTGGCCAGCGGTGACGGCGCGGTCATCACCGACGTGGACGGCAAGGCCTACGTTGACCTACTCGGCGGCATTGCCGTCAATGTACTGGGCCATCGGCATCCGGCCGTCATCGAGGCCGTCATGCACCAGATGTCGACGCTTGGACACACCTCGAACTTGTATGCCACCGAACCGGGGATCACTCTGGCCGAGGAGCTGGTAGCCCTGCTGGGGGCCGAAACCCAAGCGCGAGTGTTCTTCTGCAACTCTGGCACCGAGGCCAACGAGGTGGCGTTCAAGTTGTCGCGGCTTACCGGACGGACGAAACTGGTTGCTGCACAAGAAGCTTTTCACGGCCGCACGATGGGATCGCTCGCTTTGACAGGCCAGCCCGCCAAACAGGCGCCATTCGAGCCGCTGCCCGGCTATGTCACACATATTCCGTATGGCGATGCCGACGCACTGAGTGCCGCGGTCGATAACGACACTGCCGCAGTATTTCTCGAACCGATCATGGGGGAGAGTGGAGTCGTGGTCCCTCCCGAGGGCTACCTGGTGGCCGCCCGTGAGATCACCGCACGATACGGCGCCCTACTAGTCCTCGACGAAGTGCAAACCGGAATGGGCCGCACCGGAGCCTTTTACGCGCACCAGCACGACGGCATCACACCGGACGTGGTGACGCTGGCCAAGGGACTCGGCGGTGGCCTGCCGATCGGGGCGTGCCTGGCCGTGGGGCCAGCTGCGGAGCTACTGACTCCCGGTTTGCACGGCAGCACATTCGGCGGAAATCCGGTATGTACCGCGGCGGCGCTGGCGGTGCTGCAGGTGTTGGCCGCCGACGATCTAGTCCGCCGCGCCGAGGTGCTGGGCAAATCGCTAAGGCACGGCGTCGAATCGCTCGGCCACCCGCTGATCGACCATGTCCGTGGCAGGGGATTACTGCAAGGAATTGTACTGACGGCACCAGCTGCCAAGGGTGCCGAGGAAGCCGCCCGCCGCGCGGGCTACCTGGTAAATGCAGCCGCGCCCAACGTCATTCGGCTGGCGCCGCCGCTGATCATCACAGAGCCTCAGCTGGACGGCTTCGTCGCCGCCCTGCCGGGCATTCTCGACAGGGCCGGGGAGGCAAGGTGA
- the argF gene encoding ornithine carbamoyltransferase produces MIRHFLRDDDLSPQEQAEVLELAAELKKDPFGRRPLGGPRGVAVIFDKNSTRTRFSFEVGIAQLGGHAVVVDGRSTQLGRDETLQDTAKVLSRYVDAIVWRTFGQERLAAMASTATVPVVNALSDEFHPCQVLADLQTIAERKGALKGARLSYFGDGANNMAHSLMLGGVTAGVHVTVAAPEGFTPDPKVLAAAERRAQGTGASVKITTDANAAAVGADVLVTDTWTSMGQENDGLDRVRPFRSFQVNERLLNLADPEAIVLHCLPAHRGDEITDEVMDGPASVVWDEAENRLHAQKALLVWLLERSR; encoded by the coding sequence GTGATACGGCATTTCCTGCGCGACGACGATCTCTCGCCGCAAGAACAAGCCGAGGTCCTGGAGCTGGCCGCCGAACTGAAAAAGGACCCGTTCGGCCGGCGTCCCCTTGGCGGTCCGCGCGGAGTGGCGGTTATTTTCGACAAGAACTCCACCCGTACCCGATTCTCCTTCGAGGTGGGCATCGCGCAGCTCGGAGGTCACGCTGTTGTCGTCGACGGACGTAGCACCCAGCTGGGACGGGACGAAACTCTGCAGGACACTGCAAAAGTGTTGTCCCGCTATGTTGATGCCATCGTCTGGCGGACTTTTGGCCAGGAGCGGCTCGCCGCAATGGCGTCCACCGCGACGGTTCCGGTCGTCAACGCCCTCTCCGACGAGTTCCACCCTTGTCAGGTGCTGGCCGATCTCCAGACCATCGCCGAACGTAAGGGGGCACTGAAAGGCGCGCGACTGTCCTACTTCGGAGACGGTGCCAACAACATGGCCCACTCGCTCATGCTCGGCGGGGTTACCGCGGGCGTGCACGTGACCGTTGCCGCGCCAGAAGGCTTTACGCCCGATCCGAAGGTGCTCGCCGCGGCCGAGCGGCGTGCCCAGGGGACCGGCGCTTCGGTAAAGATCACCACCGACGCCAACGCGGCCGCCGTCGGCGCTGATGTGCTGGTGACCGATACCTGGACATCGATGGGCCAGGAGAACGATGGGCTGGACCGGGTCAGGCCCTTCCGGTCGTTCCAGGTCAACGAGCGACTCCTCAACCTGGCTGACCCGGAAGCCATTGTGCTGCATTGTCTTCCGGCTCATCGGGGAGACGAGATCACCGACGAGGTGATGGACGGACCGGCCAGCGTGGTGTGGGACGAGGCCGAAAACCGGCTGCACGCGCAGAAAGCGCTGCTGGTGTGGCTGCTGGAGCGGTCGCGATGA